In Zingiber officinale cultivar Zhangliang chromosome 3B, Zo_v1.1, whole genome shotgun sequence, a single window of DNA contains:
- the LOC121968145 gene encoding aldehyde oxidase GLOX-like: protein MKNDDVHSFFLVVVLVLAAALSPAVATAAQWQLLKSSIGVSAMHMQLLPNDRVVVFDRTDFGPSNLSLPDGRCRDDPRDWTLSHDCTAHAAEYDVATNAVRALTLETDPWCSSATLDPDGRLVQTGGANDGERAVRYFNPCFDCDWKEEPAGLAAPRWYATNHVLPDGTAIVVGGRSQPSFEFVPKNRITSAVVLPLLRDTNDHGELNNLYPFVYLNVDGNLFIFANNRSILFNYNTNTVVREYPPTPDGDPRNYPCTGSSVLLPLPPSGDNVQVLICGGAPRGAFVKASTQKLFVGALKTCLRMGINDPSPTWSIETMPSSRVMGDMVLLPDGDEVLIVNGAAAGSAGWELGRDPVLAPVGYRPGAPAGVRFEVKTPTTVPRMYHSSAVLLRDGRVLVGGSNPHAFYNFTGVDYPTDLSLEAYSPEYLAPEKAELRPRVVAAPKDLVYGERFTVRFDVAAVNEKQVRVTMLAPSFATHSFSMNQRLLILEAEETAPAVEEDEWVYEVAVVAPRSAFIAPPGYYMLFIVNGGIPSEGIWVHIQPQ, encoded by the coding sequence ATGAAGAACGACGACGTCCATTCATTTTTCTTGGTCGTCGTCCTCGTGCTTGCGGCGGCCTTGTCGCCCGCAGTCGCCACCGCCGCCCAGTGGCAGCTCCTGAAGAGTAGCATTGGCGTCTCAGCGATGCACATGCAGCTTCTCCCCAACGACCGCGTCGTCGTCTTTGACCGCACAGACTTCGGCCCGTCCAACCTTTCCCTCCCTGATGGCCGATGCCGCGACGACCCCCGCGACTGGACGCTCAGCCACGACTGCACCGCGCACGCCGCCGAGTACGACGTGGCTACCAATGCTGTGCGCGCCCTCACCTTGGAGACCGACCCCTGGTGTTCCTCCGCCACCCTCGACCCGGACGGCCGCCTCGTCCAGACCGGCGGCGCCAACGACGGTGAGCGCGCTGTCCGCTACTTCAACCCCTGCTTTGACTGCGACTGGAAGGAGGAACCCGCCGGACTCGCCGCCCCGCGTTGGTACGCCACCAACCACGTCCTCCCTGACGGCACTGCCATCGTCGTCGGCGGCCGCTCCCAACCCAGCTTCGAGTTCGTCCCTAAGAACAGAATTACCTCCGCCGTAGTCCTTCCTCTGCTCCGCGACACCAACGACCACGGCGAGCTCAACAACCTCTACCCATTCGTCTACCTCAACGTCGACGGCAAcctcttcatatttgccaataaCCGCTCCATCCTCTTCAACTACAACACCAACACCGTCGTCCGTGAGTACCCACCAACCCCCGACGGTGACCCCCGGAATTACCCCTGCACCGGCTCCTCTGTTCTCCTTCCCCTGCCGCCATCGGGAGACAACGTCCAAGTCCTCATCTGCGGCGGCGCCCCGCGCGGCGCGTTCGTGAAGGCCTCCACTCAGAAGCTCTTTGTCGGAGCGCTCAAAACGTGTCTCAGGATGGGCATCAACGACCCCTCGCCGACATGGTCGATCGAGACCATGCCTTCGTCGCGGGTGATGGGCGACATGGTCCTCCTTCCCGACGGCGACGAGGTGCTCATTGTCAACGGCGCCGCGGCCGGGTCCGCCGGGTGGGAACTCGGCCGCGACCCAGTCTTGGCGCCGGTGGGGTATCGGCCCGGCGCCCCGGCCGGAGTCCGGTTCGAGGTCAAGACCCCAACCACGGTGCCGAGGATGTACCACTCCTCGGCCGTGTTGCTCCGGGATGGCCGGGTGCTCGTCGGCGGCAGCAACCCGCACGCATTCTACAACTTCACCGGCGTGGACTACCCGACAGACCTCAGCCTGGAGGCCTACTCGCCGGAGTACTTAGCGCCAGAGAAAGCGGAGCTGCGGCCAAGGGTGGTTGCGGCGCCGAAGGACTTGGTGTACGGGGAGCGTTTCACGGTGCGGTTCGACGTGGCGGCGGTGAACGAGAAGCAGGTGCGGGTGACAATGTTGGCGCCGTCCTTCGCGACGCACTCGTTCTCGATGAACCAGAGGCTGCTGATCTTGGAGGCCGAGGAGACGGCCCCTGCAGTAGAAGAAGATGAATGGGTGTACGAGGTGGCGGTAGTGGCGCCGAGGTCGGCGTTCATAGCGCCGCCAGGGTATTACATGTTGTTCATTGTGAACGGAGGGATACCGAGCGAGGGAATCTGGGTCCATATCCAACCGCAATAG